A single Oncorhynchus nerka isolate Pitt River linkage group LG10, Oner_Uvic_2.0, whole genome shotgun sequence DNA region contains:
- the LOC115135567 gene encoding gamma-aminobutyric acid receptor subunit rho-3-like, protein MNLVLLAFRLMCLAWLWPVTLHNGSHQPNKRRHKDVYLGENSKNQHGGRIDYKMKKSDSTKSLLIKSEQLLRIEDHDFAMRPGFGGAAIPVGIDVQVESIDSISEVNMDFTMTLYLRHYWQDDRLAFPSSSKKSRTFDARLVKKIWVPDVFFVHSKRSFIHDTTMENIMLRVYPDGNILYSVRITVTALCAMDFSSFPLDTQKCSLELESYAYNENDLMLYWKNGNDSLRTDEIVLSQFFIEEFHPSYGLAFYSSTGWYNRLYINFILRRHIFFFMLQTYFPTMLMVMLSWVSFWIDRRAVPARVSLGITTVLTMSTIITGVSASMPQVSYVKAVDIYLWASFLFVFLSVIEYAAVNYFTTVEEMKKLKGGKIPADFNATQTMAFDGCYHDNDIDLTPFPELPSTPNTERSRTATSRNSAAEPPPTEGTRLRRKKSIKHNLSFIMSNSYMIDSYSRVVFPMTYLMFNIIYWSLYS, encoded by the exons ATGAACCTGGTGCTCCTGGCCTTCAGGCTGATGTGCCTGGCCTGGCTGTGGCCTGTCACTCTGCACAACGGCAGCCACCAACCCAACAAGAGGAGGCACAAGGACGTGTACCTTGGGGAGAACAGCAAGAACCAACACGGAGG ACGAATAGACTATAAGATGAAAAAGTCTGACAGCACCAAGTCCCTGCTAATTAAATCTGAACAGCTGCTCCGTATCGAGGACCATGACTTTGCAATGCGGCCTGGCTTTGGAG GGGCAGCTATTCCTGTGGGCATAGACGTGCAGGTGGAAAGCATTGACAGTATATCTGAAGTCAACATG GACTTCACCATGACTCTGTACCTGAGACACTACTGGCAGGACGACCGGCTGGCCTTTCCTTCCAGCAGCAAAAAGAGCCGGACATTTGACGCTCGGCTGGTGAAGAAGATCTGGGTGCCGGATGTGTTCTTTGTCCACTCCAAACGTTCCTTCATCCATGACACGACCATGGAGAACATCATGCTGAGGGTGTACCCTGATGGCAACATTCTCTACAGTGTCAG GATCACTGTGACTGCTCTTTGCGCCATGGACTTCAGTAGTTTTCCTTTGGACACACAGAAATGCTCTCTGGAACTGGAGAGCT ATGCGTACAATGAGAACGACCTCATGCTCTACTGGAAGAACGGGAACGATTCATTAAGGACTGATGAGATCGTTCTCTCGCAGTTTTTTATTGAAGAATTCCACCCTTCCTACGGGCTTGCCTTCTACAGCAGCACGG GTTGGTATAACAGGCTCTACATAAACTTCATCCTCAGAAGGCACATCTTCTTCTTCATGCTGCAGACCTATTTCCCCACCATGCTGATGGTGATGCTCTCCTGGGTGTCCTTCTGGATTGACAGGAGGGCTGTGCCTGCCAGAGTGTCACTGG gtATCACAACAGTTCTGACCATGTCCACCATCATCACAGGCGTGTCAGCCTCCATGCCTCAGGTGTCTTATGTAAAAGCTGTGGACATCTACCTGTGGGCCAGCTTTCTGTTCGTCTTCCTGTCCGTCATTGAGTACGCCGCTGTCAACTACTTCACCACTGTGGAGGAGATGAAGAAGCTCAAAGGGGGAAAG aTCCCTGCAGATTTCAATGCCACTCAAACTATGGCTTTTGACGGATGTTACCATGACAATGACATTGACCTGACACCCTTCCCAGAGCTCCCCAGCACCCCCAACACAGAGCGGAGTCGGACGGCCACGTCGAGGAACTCTGCTGCAGAGCCCCCACCCACAGAGGGCACCAGGCTACGACGCAAAAAATCCATCAAACACAACCTCAGCTTCATCATGAGTAACAGCTACATGATTGACTCCTACTCCAGAGTCGTCTTCCCCATGACCTACCTGATGTTCAACATCATCTACTGGAGCTTGTACTCATGA